A genome region from Oceanibaculum indicum P24 includes the following:
- a CDS encoding 1-deoxy-D-xylulose-5-phosphate reductoisomerase, whose product MAMNEAQISTVPRRVTVLGSTGSVGCSTVDLLLRDQDSFTVEALTAGSNVALLLKQALALRPAFVAIADPAGKDELEAGLAGTGIQFAVGPQAVIEAAERPADWVMAAIVGAAGLSPTLAAIRRGAIVAIANKECLVCAGDLVMAETQRSGATLLPVDSEHSAIYQVFDFDRRDGIERITLTASGGPFREAGLDQMRKMTPTEALAHPNWDMGAKISIDSATMMNKGLELIEAHYLFALPESRIDVLVHPQSVIHSMVSYIDGSVLAQLGTPDMRTPIAYALGWPRRIATPAARLDLAALSRLTFEQPDPQRFPALRLARAALQSGGGAPTILNAANEVAVQHFLDRRIGFLDIADIVEETLSDIDGGRMTSLAEILELDRRSRERASNLVERCVAR is encoded by the coding sequence ATGGCGATGAACGAAGCGCAAATTTCCACGGTCCCGCGCCGCGTTACCGTGCTGGGCAGCACGGGTTCTGTCGGCTGCAGCACTGTCGATCTGCTGCTGCGGGATCAGGACTCCTTCACCGTTGAGGCCCTGACCGCCGGCAGCAATGTGGCACTTCTCCTGAAGCAGGCGCTGGCCCTGCGGCCTGCTTTCGTCGCGATTGCCGATCCCGCCGGAAAGGACGAACTGGAGGCCGGGCTGGCCGGAACCGGCATTCAGTTCGCCGTTGGCCCGCAGGCCGTGATCGAGGCGGCGGAGCGGCCGGCCGACTGGGTCATGGCCGCCATTGTCGGCGCTGCCGGCCTGTCGCCGACGCTGGCGGCGATCCGGCGCGGCGCTATCGTGGCGATTGCCAACAAGGAATGTCTGGTCTGTGCCGGCGATCTGGTGATGGCCGAGACGCAGCGCAGCGGCGCGACCCTGCTGCCGGTCGATTCCGAGCACAGCGCGATCTATCAGGTCTTCGACTTCGACCGGCGCGACGGCATCGAACGGATCACCCTGACGGCGTCGGGCGGTCCGTTCCGCGAAGCCGGTCTTGACCAGATGCGGAAAATGACGCCCACCGAGGCGTTGGCGCATCCGAACTGGGACATGGGCGCCAAGATATCGATCGATTCCGCCACCATGATGAATAAGGGGCTGGAGCTGATTGAGGCGCATTACCTGTTCGCGCTGCCCGAAAGCCGGATCGATGTGCTGGTGCACCCCCAGTCGGTCATCCACTCCATGGTCAGCTATATTGATGGCTCGGTGCTGGCGCAGCTGGGCACGCCGGACATGCGAACGCCGATTGCCTACGCGCTGGGCTGGCCGCGGCGGATCGCCACACCGGCTGCGCGGCTTGACCTCGCGGCGTTGTCGCGACTGACCTTCGAACAGCCCGATCCGCAGCGCTTCCCTGCGTTGCGACTGGCTCGCGCTGCCTTGCAAAGCGGGGGAGGCGCCCCTACTATCCTGAATGCCGCCAATGAGGTTGCCGTCCAGCATTTTCTCGACCGCCGTATCGGGTTCCTCGATATTGCCGACATCGTGGAAGAGACGCTTTCGGACATTGACGGCGGGCGAATGACCAGCCTGGCCGAGATACTGGAACTGGACCGGCGTAGCCGGGAACGTGCCAGCAATCTCGTCGAGCGCTGCGTGGCCAGATAG
- the fabZ gene encoding 3-hydroxyacyl-ACP dehydratase FabZ codes for MNDIAGTKGVAEEMKEIRVERIMEMIPHRYPMLLVDRVIDVVPNESATGVKNVSINEPFFVGHFPRRPVMPGVMIVEAMAQTAAVLVVATLGAEAESKLVYFMSVDKARFRRPVTPGDTLHIHVTKEQSRGPVWKFSAVAKVDGAAVAEATYTAMIMDD; via the coding sequence ATGAATGATATCGCGGGCACAAAAGGGGTGGCGGAGGAGATGAAGGAGATTCGCGTCGAGCGGATCATGGAGATGATTCCCCATCGGTATCCGATGTTGCTGGTGGATCGGGTGATCGACGTGGTGCCGAACGAATCGGCGACCGGCGTGAAGAATGTCTCCATCAACGAACCCTTCTTCGTCGGGCATTTCCCGCGCCGTCCGGTGATGCCGGGCGTGATGATCGTAGAGGCCATGGCCCAGACCGCCGCCGTTTTGGTGGTCGCCACCCTGGGTGCCGAGGCCGAAAGCAAGCTCGTGTACTTCATGTCAGTGGACAAGGCGCGGTTCCGCCGGCCGGTGACGCCGGGCGACACGCTGCATATCCATGTCACCAAGGAACAGAGCCGCGGCCCGGTGTGGAAATTCTCGGCCGTCGCCAAGGTCGATGGCGCCGCCGTGGCCGAGGCAACCTATACCGCGATGATCATGGACGATTGA
- the lpxA gene encoding acyl-ACP--UDP-N-acetylglucosamine O-acyltransferase, with protein sequence MTGASASAIHPTAIVDPKAELGAGVSVGPYSVVGPHVRLDDGVELHSHVAVSGRTRIGARTRIFPFASIGSAPQDLKYKGEPSELVIGADNTIREHVTMNPGTEGGGMLTQIGDGCLFMVGSHVGHDCRIGNRVILANNATLGGHVTVEDHAILGGLSAVHQFCRIGRHVMVGGMTGVEHDVVPYAMVMGNRAWISGLNLVGLKRRGFGRDTIKALRDAYALLFSEGGTWAEHIAQVAARHTDDPAVRELVEFVQQDSSRGFCRPQAEGKGNARSGDDA encoded by the coding sequence ATGACCGGCGCCTCCGCATCCGCGATTCATCCGACCGCCATCGTCGATCCCAAGGCAGAGCTGGGGGCTGGGGTTTCCGTCGGTCCCTACAGCGTCGTCGGGCCGCATGTCCGGCTGGATGACGGCGTGGAACTGCATTCCCATGTCGCCGTATCGGGCCGCACGCGGATCGGCGCGCGCACGCGCATCTTTCCCTTCGCCTCCATCGGCAGCGCGCCGCAGGATCTGAAATACAAGGGCGAGCCGTCGGAACTGGTGATCGGCGCGGACAACACGATCCGCGAGCATGTCACCATGAATCCCGGTACCGAGGGCGGCGGCATGCTGACCCAGATCGGCGATGGCTGCCTGTTCATGGTCGGCAGCCATGTCGGCCATGATTGCCGCATCGGCAACCGGGTTATCCTGGCCAACAACGCCACGCTGGGCGGGCATGTGACCGTCGAGGACCACGCCATCCTGGGCGGGCTGTCGGCGGTTCATCAGTTCTGCCGCATCGGCCGGCATGTCATGGTCGGCGGCATGACCGGTGTCGAGCATGATGTGGTGCCCTATGCCATGGTGATGGGGAACCGGGCCTGGATTTCCGGCCTGAATCTCGTCGGGCTGAAGCGCCGCGGCTTTGGCCGGGATACCATCAAGGCGTTGCGCGATGCCTATGCGCTGCTGTTCTCCGAGGGCGGAACCTGGGCCGAGCATATCGCGCAGGTCGCGGCACGCCATACCGACGATCCCGCGGTGCGGGAGCTGGTCGAGTTCGTGCAGCAGGATTCGTCCCGTGGCTTCTGCCGCCCGCAGGCGGAAGGGAAGGGCAATGCCCGGTCCGGCGACGACGCATGA
- the gloA gene encoding lactoylglutathione lyase, translated as MSSTMTAERPAVDTSGFRMLHTMIRVLDLDKSIDFYTRLLGMNLLRRTDYESGRFTLAFVGYGDEKANTVIELTHNWDQAEPYTIGSGFGHLAIGVPDIYGTCEKLAAEGVKIPRPPGPMKHGGSVIAFIEDPDGYKVELIEKK; from the coding sequence ATGTCCTCGACGATGACAGCGGAGCGTCCGGCAGTGGATACCAGCGGTTTCCGCATGCTGCACACGATGATCCGCGTGCTGGACCTCGACAAGTCCATCGACTTCTACACCCGCCTGCTGGGCATGAACCTGCTGCGGCGGACGGATTACGAAAGCGGCCGTTTCACCCTGGCCTTCGTGGGTTATGGCGATGAGAAGGCCAATACGGTGATCGAGCTGACCCATAACTGGGACCAGGCCGAGCCCTACACGATCGGCTCCGGCTTCGGCCATCTGGCGATCGGCGTGCCCGATATCTATGGCACCTGCGAGAAGCTGGCGGCGGAAGGCGTGAAGATCCCGCGCCCGCCGGGGCCGATGAAGCATGGCGGCAGCGTCATCGCCTTCATCGAGGACCCCGATGGCTACAAGGTCGAGCTGATCGAGAAGAAATAA
- the bamA gene encoding outer membrane protein assembly factor BamA: MRAQSVGNIANIRVEGSQRIDPSTVISYLSIKPGDPFNAIALDQSLKTLFATGLFADVTLRREGNELIVRIVENPIINRIAFEGNKRIEDDALTREVQLRPRVVYTRTKVQNDVQRILDVYRRSGRFAATVEPKVIQLDQNRVDLVFEINEGERTEVRRISFIGNKRFSDRALQDVISTKESAWYRFFTGDDTYDPDRLTFDRELLRRYYLRNGYADFRVLSGIAELTPDKKGFFVTFTVEEGERYRFGKVGIDAQLKGLDSSVLDSQLTVKEGDWYDASKVERNIDAITERLGNLGYAFVDIQPRLNRHAEDRKVDLTLVVREGPRVFVEEINIKGNIRTLDKVIRREMRLVEGDAFNTQRIRRSQQRLRDLNFFSNVTLETMEGTSPDKSKIEIAVEERSTGELSVGFGVSTRDALLGDIRIRERNLLGRGQDLSLGFTLSARRQEIDLRFTEPYFLDRDVAAGFDLFRVTTDYQDEASYDLARTGGSLRATYSLMEDLRHTVRYTYSETEIRNVPDTASFFIRAQEGQSSSSIIGNSLAYDKRDSKIDPRDGYIVTLNNDVATLGGDTRYVRTVLQGGYYFPVGETWVLSTNAEIGNVTPYGDEEVLIADRFFLGGAKLRGFEYGGVGPRDRSTGDSLGAENYYAGSVELLFPLGLPREMGVRGGVFSDFGSAWDVAASGPNIADVNSIRASVGVSFLWESPMGPLRLDFAAPVVKEEFDETEIFRFSFGTRF; encoded by the coding sequence GTGAGGGCGCAGAGCGTCGGTAACATCGCCAATATCCGGGTCGAGGGCAGCCAGCGCATCGATCCAAGCACGGTCATCTCCTACCTCAGCATCAAGCCCGGCGATCCGTTCAACGCCATCGCCCTTGATCAGTCGCTGAAGACGCTGTTCGCGACCGGCTTGTTCGCGGATGTCACGCTGCGGCGCGAAGGCAACGAGCTTATCGTCCGGATCGTCGAGAACCCGATCATCAACCGCATTGCCTTCGAGGGTAACAAACGGATCGAGGATGATGCGCTGACCAGGGAGGTGCAGCTGCGCCCCCGTGTCGTTTATACGCGCACCAAGGTGCAGAACGATGTGCAGCGCATCCTCGACGTCTATCGGCGCAGTGGCCGTTTCGCTGCGACGGTCGAGCCGAAGGTGATCCAGCTTGACCAGAACCGTGTCGATCTCGTTTTCGAGATCAATGAGGGCGAGCGCACTGAAGTGCGCCGCATTTCCTTCATCGGTAACAAGCGGTTCAGCGACCGGGCCCTGCAGGATGTCATTTCAACCAAGGAATCTGCCTGGTATCGCTTCTTTACCGGCGATGATACCTATGATCCCGACCGTCTGACCTTCGACCGCGAATTGCTGCGCCGCTATTATCTGCGCAACGGCTATGCGGATTTCCGTGTGCTCTCTGGCATTGCCGAGCTGACACCCGATAAGAAGGGGTTCTTCGTCACCTTCACCGTGGAGGAGGGCGAGCGTTACCGCTTCGGCAAGGTTGGCATCGACGCGCAGCTGAAGGGCCTGGATTCCAGCGTGCTGGACTCCCAGCTGACGGTGAAGGAAGGTGACTGGTACGACGCCAGCAAGGTCGAGCGCAATATCGATGCGATCACCGAACGGCTGGGCAATCTGGGCTATGCCTTCGTCGATATCCAGCCGCGCCTCAACCGTCATGCCGAGGATCGCAAGGTCGATCTGACGCTGGTCGTGCGCGAGGGACCGCGCGTCTTCGTCGAAGAGATCAACATCAAGGGCAACATCCGGACGCTGGACAAGGTGATCCGCCGCGAGATGCGGCTGGTCGAGGGCGACGCCTTCAACACCCAGCGCATCCGGCGCTCGCAGCAGCGTCTGCGCGACCTGAACTTCTTCAGCAATGTGACGCTGGAGACGATGGAAGGAACATCGCCCGACAAGTCGAAGATCGAGATCGCGGTGGAGGAGCGCTCCACCGGCGAACTCAGCGTCGGGTTCGGCGTCTCCACGCGCGATGCGCTGCTGGGCGATATCCGTATCCGCGAACGCAACCTGCTGGGCCGTGGTCAGGATCTGAGCCTGGGCTTCACCCTGTCGGCACGCCGGCAGGAAATCGACCTGCGCTTCACCGAGCCCTATTTCCTGGATCGCGACGTGGCGGCGGGCTTCGACCTGTTCCGCGTCACCACCGACTATCAGGACGAGGCTTCCTACGATCTGGCCCGGACCGGCGGCTCGCTGCGGGCTACCTACAGCCTGATGGAAGATCTGCGGCACACGGTGCGCTACACCTACAGCGAGACTGAAATCCGCAACGTGCCTGACACGGCCTCGTTCTTCATCCGGGCGCAGGAAGGGCAGTCCAGCAGCTCGATCATCGGCAACAGCCTCGCCTACGATAAGCGCGACAGTAAGATCGATCCGCGCGACGGCTATATCGTCACGCTGAACAATGATGTGGCGACGCTGGGCGGCGATACGCGCTATGTCCGCACCGTCCTGCAGGGCGGCTACTACTTCCCGGTGGGCGAAACCTGGGTCCTGTCCACCAATGCGGAAATCGGCAATGTCACGCCCTATGGCGATGAGGAAGTCCTGATTGCCGACCGTTTCTTCCTGGGCGGTGCCAAATTGCGCGGTTTCGAGTATGGTGGCGTCGGTCCGCGTGATCGCTCGACGGGTGATTCGCTGGGTGCCGAGAATTACTACGCCGGCAGCGTCGAACTGCTGTTCCCGCTGGGTTTGCCCCGCGAGATGGGCGTACGCGGCGGCGTGTTCAGCGACTTCGGCTCCGCCTGGGATGTCGCGGCATCCGGACCGAACATCGCCGACGTGAATTCGATCCGCGCCAGCGTCGGCGTCAGCTTCCTTTGGGAATCGCCCATGGGGCCGTTGCGGCTCGACTTCGCGGCACCGGTGGTCAAGGAAGAGTTCGACGAGACCGAAATCTTCCGCTTCAGCTTCGGGACACGGTTCTAA
- a CDS encoding OmpH family outer membrane protein: protein MLSFLAFRRIACVLILGGGALVMLPPQVHAADPLPQSRIAFIDVQGVLRASEAARTVRDQIEAQRSRYQEEISKQERELRALEQELVQQRSVLAPEAFQQRRQQFEQRVAEIQRAVQARKRQLDEGYAQAMEQVRIALVEIVADIAKERQATAVLSKSAIVLAEKSIDISEEALNRLNQRLTSVTVKLPAIQQQ from the coding sequence ATGCTTAGTTTTCTTGCCTTCCGTCGGATCGCCTGCGTTCTGATCCTGGGGGGTGGTGCCCTGGTCATGCTGCCGCCGCAGGTTCATGCGGCGGACCCGCTGCCCCAGTCCCGCATCGCCTTCATCGATGTGCAGGGGGTGCTGCGGGCTTCGGAAGCGGCGCGTACGGTGCGTGATCAGATCGAGGCGCAGCGTTCCCGCTATCAGGAGGAAATCTCCAAGCAGGAGCGTGAATTGCGTGCCCTGGAGCAGGAACTGGTGCAGCAGCGTTCCGTGCTGGCCCCGGAGGCGTTCCAGCAGCGTCGCCAGCAGTTCGAGCAGCGCGTGGCGGAAATCCAGCGCGCCGTGCAGGCCCGCAAGCGCCAGCTTGACGAAGGCTATGCGCAGGCGATGGAGCAGGTCCGTATTGCCCTGGTGGAAATTGTCGCCGATATCGCGAAGGAACGGCAGGCAACGGCCGTGCTGTCGAAGTCGGCCATCGTGCTGGCCGAAAAATCCATCGACATTTCCGAGGAAGCGCTGAACCGGCTGAACCAGCGCCTGACCTCCGTCACCGTGAAGCTGCCCGCGATCCAGCAGCAGTAA
- the rseP gene encoding RIP metalloprotease RseP, protein MDLISGFVDYVLPFVLVLSVLVFVHEMGHFLVARWNDVRVEVFSIGFGPEIYGWTAKSGTRWKISAVPLGGYVKMYGDADPASSPDASVAHMTPEERAVSFHHKRLGQRAAIVAAGPGVNFLFAILLLAGLYSIVGQPYTPAVVDQIVAGSAAERAGLRTGDRISAIEGTDISRFEELQRYVQDRPGQTLALTVERDGQPLSLSVVPEPHTLTDRFGNERQIGRIGIQSNQMQTVRHNPLVASWEAVKETVFLTGATLKAVGQIIVGSRSADELGGPLRIGQMSGEVAQGGIVPLIWFMAILSINLGLINLFPIPVLDGGHLLFYAAEAVRGKPLGQRVQEYASMVGLTLVIALMVFATWNDLVQLRVVDFIGSLFS, encoded by the coding sequence ATGGATTTGATTTCCGGCTTCGTCGACTACGTCCTGCCCTTCGTCCTCGTGTTGTCGGTGCTCGTCTTCGTGCATGAGATGGGGCACTTTCTGGTCGCGCGATGGAACGATGTGCGGGTCGAGGTGTTCTCGATCGGTTTCGGGCCGGAAATCTATGGCTGGACAGCCAAGAGCGGGACACGCTGGAAGATCAGCGCCGTGCCGCTGGGCGGTTATGTGAAGATGTACGGTGATGCGGACCCGGCCAGCTCGCCGGACGCCTCGGTGGCGCACATGACACCGGAGGAGCGCGCCGTTTCCTTCCACCACAAGCGCCTTGGCCAGCGCGCCGCCATCGTCGCCGCCGGGCCGGGCGTGAACTTCCTGTTTGCCATCCTGCTGCTGGCAGGGCTCTACAGCATCGTGGGGCAACCCTATACGCCGGCCGTGGTCGATCAGATCGTCGCCGGCAGTGCCGCCGAACGCGCCGGTCTGCGCACCGGCGACCGGATCAGCGCCATCGAGGGCACCGATATCAGCCGGTTCGAGGAGCTGCAGCGCTATGTGCAGGACCGGCCTGGCCAGACCCTCGCGCTTACGGTCGAGCGCGACGGCCAGCCGCTGAGCCTGTCGGTGGTGCCGGAGCCGCACACCCTGACCGACCGGTTCGGAAACGAGCGGCAGATCGGCCGGATCGGCATTCAGAGCAACCAGATGCAGACCGTGCGGCACAACCCGCTGGTCGCGTCCTGGGAGGCTGTGAAGGAAACCGTATTCCTGACCGGCGCCACACTGAAGGCCGTTGGCCAGATTATCGTCGGCTCACGCTCGGCGGACGAGTTGGGCGGCCCGCTGCGGATCGGCCAGATGTCCGGCGAAGTGGCCCAGGGCGGCATCGTCCCGCTGATCTGGTTCATGGCGATCCTGTCGATAAACCTTGGTCTTATAAACCTTTTTCCTATTCCGGTCCTTGACGGCGGGCATCTATTATTCTACGCCGCTGAGGCGGTGCGAGGGAAACCGCTCGGTCAGCGCGTACAGGAGTATGCGTCGATGGTCGGCCTCACCCTCGTGATCGCCTTGATGGTGTTCGCCACATGGAATGATCTGGTCCAGCTTCGGGTCGTCGATTTCATTGGCTCGCTGTTCAGCTAG
- a CDS encoding LpxI family protein has translation MPGPATTHEAAPVTDKIGIVAGGGTVPGQLVATLRDRSHPYFIIGLEGQVQPETLDGTPHLVVRLGAVGTALDALRREGVRRLVFAGSVRRPSLAELRPDWTATRLIAKMGPKMFLAGDDALLSAVVKVLEGEGFTVERADRLLDGLLAGAGYLGRHRADAAAEADIARGVAILRALGPLDVGQGVVVQQGLCLGIEAIEGTDALLARVGPLRRDGGGGVLVKLRKPGQNERIDLPTIGVATVEAAAKAGLAGIAVDAGGAWIVDRAAVIETANRLGLFVKGISGDAV, from the coding sequence ATGCCCGGTCCGGCGACGACGCATGAGGCCGCTCCGGTAACGGACAAGATCGGCATCGTGGCCGGTGGCGGAACCGTTCCCGGCCAGCTTGTCGCCACGCTGCGTGACCGTAGTCACCCGTACTTCATCATCGGCCTCGAAGGCCAGGTACAGCCGGAGACGCTGGACGGAACGCCACATCTCGTCGTCCGGCTGGGTGCTGTCGGCACGGCTCTTGACGCGCTACGCCGCGAAGGCGTGCGCCGGCTGGTCTTCGCCGGCTCGGTACGTCGGCCCTCGCTCGCCGAATTGAGGCCGGATTGGACGGCGACCCGGCTGATCGCCAAGATGGGGCCGAAGATGTTCCTGGCCGGCGACGATGCGCTGCTCTCGGCCGTAGTGAAGGTTCTGGAAGGCGAGGGGTTTACCGTGGAACGCGCGGACAGGCTGCTGGACGGCCTGCTCGCCGGCGCCGGCTACCTGGGCCGGCACCGCGCCGATGCGGCGGCGGAGGCCGATATCGCGCGCGGCGTGGCCATTTTGCGCGCGCTGGGACCGCTCGATGTCGGGCAGGGTGTGGTGGTGCAGCAGGGGCTATGCCTCGGCATTGAGGCCATTGAGGGCACCGACGCGCTGCTGGCTCGGGTCGGACCGCTGCGTCGTGATGGCGGCGGCGGCGTGCTGGTGAAGCTGCGCAAGCCCGGCCAGAATGAGCGCATCGATCTGCCGACCATCGGCGTGGCCACGGTGGAGGCGGCGGCGAAGGCCGGCCTCGCCGGTATCGCCGTGGATGCGGGCGGTGCCTGGATCGTGGACCGCGCGGCGGTGATCGAGACCGCCAACCGGCTGGGCCTGTTCGTGAAGGGGATCAGCGGAGACGCAGTATGA
- the lpxD gene encoding UDP-3-O-(3-hydroxymyristoyl)glucosamine N-acyltransferase codes for MADPRFFHTAPPKPLAELAEIAEATLAPGTDPGRLIEDIATLEAAGAAHISFLGNRKYVPAFQASKAGACLVEPALADKAPSGMAILLCAKPRRGFARIATAFHPELAADSGIHPSAVIDPSAEIGPGCRIEAHVVIGPGVTIAAGTRIGANSVIERGVSLGENCIIGANVTLSYCLIGDRVLIAAGAVIGNTGFGYDLDPSGRVKVPHLGRVLIGDDVEIGANATVDRGSGPDTVIGRGTVIDNLVMIAHNVQIGEGCIIAAQNGIAGSARLGNYVTFAGQVGVANHAKVGDGVVAAGQTGITNDVESGAIVGGTPAMPIREWRRLVGMQRLMLKKRQVNKDNGE; via the coding sequence ATGGCCGATCCGCGCTTCTTCCATACCGCACCGCCCAAGCCCCTGGCGGAACTGGCGGAGATCGCCGAGGCGACACTGGCGCCCGGCACTGATCCCGGCCGGCTGATCGAGGATATCGCAACGCTGGAGGCCGCAGGGGCGGCCCATATCAGCTTCCTGGGCAACCGGAAATATGTTCCGGCCTTCCAGGCCTCCAAGGCAGGCGCCTGCCTCGTGGAGCCCGCGCTTGCCGACAAGGCACCATCCGGCATGGCGATCCTGCTCTGCGCCAAGCCAAGGCGCGGCTTCGCGCGTATCGCTACGGCCTTCCACCCGGAACTGGCAGCCGATTCCGGTATCCACCCCAGCGCCGTCATCGACCCCAGCGCGGAGATCGGCCCGGGCTGCCGTATCGAGGCGCATGTCGTGATCGGCCCCGGCGTCACGATTGCCGCCGGTACCCGCATCGGCGCCAACAGCGTGATTGAGCGCGGCGTCTCCCTGGGCGAGAACTGCATCATCGGGGCGAATGTCACGCTCAGCTACTGCCTGATCGGCGACCGGGTGCTGATCGCCGCCGGCGCGGTGATCGGCAATACCGGCTTCGGCTATGACCTTGACCCCAGCGGCCGCGTGAAGGTGCCGCATCTGGGGCGTGTCCTCATCGGCGACGATGTGGAGATCGGCGCGAACGCGACGGTCGATCGCGGCAGCGGGCCGGACACCGTCATCGGGCGCGGTACCGTGATTGATAATCTCGTGATGATCGCGCATAACGTCCAGATTGGCGAAGGCTGCATCATTGCCGCCCAGAACGGCATTGCCGGCAGCGCGCGGCTTGGCAATTACGTGACCTTCGCGGGCCAGGTCGGCGTCGCCAACCATGCGAAGGTCGGCGACGGCGTGGTGGCGGCAGGGCAGACGGGCATCACCAACGATGTGGAGTCCGGCGCCATCGTCGGCGGCACGCCGGCCATGCCGATCCGCGAATGGCGGCGCCTGGTCGGCATGCAGCGGCTGATGCTTAAGAAAAGGCAGGTTAATAAGGACAACGGCGAATGA
- the lpxB gene encoding lipid-A-disaccharide synthase, with product MSEAPAPLIFIIAGEHSGDALGAKVMAGLKQATDGHVRIAGIGGPEMAAQGLQSLFPMRELAIMGLLEVIPHIPRVLRRIDETVKAIEAARPDAVLTIDAPGFCFRVAKKLHGQGIPLVHLVAPTVWAWKPKRAEKIAKFLDHLLVILPFEPPYFTRHGLETSYVGHPIVENPAGDGAAFRTRHDIPADATLLAVLPGSRRGEIDRLLPPFAEAVARLAQRHPGLRVALPAVDSLRDRISEAVANWPVPVTLCDGANEKADLFAAADLALSAAGTAVLELVLAGIPTVAAYKVNAVSYRIARQLVSLTRYTLPNILLEAEIVPELIQADCTADRLEAALETLLSDPAARARQVEAGVRLKEMLGGNDTAPSQRIADKLLAIAGECAKSRN from the coding sequence ATGAGCGAGGCGCCCGCCCCCCTGATCTTTATCATCGCCGGGGAGCATTCCGGCGATGCGCTGGGGGCAAAGGTGATGGCGGGCCTGAAACAGGCCACAGACGGCCATGTCCGCATCGCCGGCATCGGTGGCCCGGAGATGGCCGCGCAGGGTCTGCAGAGCCTGTTTCCGATGCGGGAACTGGCCATCATGGGTCTGCTGGAGGTTATCCCGCATATTCCCCGCGTGCTGCGCCGGATCGACGAGACGGTGAAGGCCATCGAGGCAGCGCGCCCCGATGCGGTGCTGACCATCGATGCGCCCGGCTTCTGCTTCCGCGTGGCGAAGAAGCTGCACGGGCAGGGCATCCCGCTGGTGCATCTGGTGGCTCCCACCGTCTGGGCATGGAAGCCAAAGCGGGCGGAGAAGATCGCGAAATTCCTCGACCATCTGCTGGTGATCCTGCCGTTCGAGCCGCCCTATTTCACCCGGCACGGGCTGGAGACCAGCTATGTCGGCCATCCCATTGTCGAGAATCCGGCCGGCGATGGTGCTGCCTTCCGCACCCGGCACGACATTCCGGCCGATGCAACGCTGCTGGCCGTGCTGCCCGGCAGCCGCCGTGGTGAGATCGACAGGCTGCTGCCGCCCTTCGCCGAGGCCGTGGCCCGGCTGGCGCAGCGGCATCCCGGCCTGCGGGTGGCACTGCCGGCGGTCGATTCGCTGCGCGACCGGATATCGGAGGCTGTGGCCAACTGGCCGGTTCCGGTAACGCTCTGCGATGGCGCCAATGAGAAGGCCGATCTGTTTGCTGCTGCTGATCTGGCGCTGTCCGCCGCCGGCACGGCGGTGCTGGAGCTGGTGCTGGCCGGCATACCGACCGTGGCCGCCTACAAGGTAAACGCGGTCAGTTACCGGATCGCGCGGCAGTTGGTCAGCCTGACGCGCTATACCCTGCCGAACATCCTGCTGGAAGCGGAGATCGTGCCAGAGCTGATCCAGGCCGACTGCACAGCCGACCGCCTGGAGGCGGCGCTGGAAACGCTGCTCAGCGATCCGGCGGCGCGGGCGCGGCAGGTCGAAGCCGGCGTCCGGCTGAAGGAGATGCTGGGCGGCAACGACACCGCGCCCAGCCAGCGGATCGCCGACAAGCTGCTCGCAATTGCTGGCGAATGCGCTAAATCTAGGAACTGA